The proteins below come from a single Xiphophorus couchianus chromosome 20, X_couchianus-1.0, whole genome shotgun sequence genomic window:
- the cyc1 gene encoding cytochrome c1, heme protein, mitochondrial gives MAALRVVALSGTGRALLITGNPLKTSKANMSFTSLLGKKKVALTTLGVVASGGAGLALMLHQSVKASELELHPPSYPWSHSGLLSSLDHGSIRRGYQVYKQVCSACHSMEYMAFRNLVGVSHTEDEVKAIAEEVEVVDGPDESGEMFTRPGKLSDYFPKPYPNPEAARAANNGALPPDLSYIVNARHGGEDYIFSLLTGYCEPPAGVSLREGLYYNPYFPGQAIGMAPPLYNEILEYEDGTPATMSQVAKDVCTFLRWAAEPEHDQRKRMGLKLLMGSAILIPLVYYLKRHRWMVLKSRKIAYRPPK, from the exons ATGGCGGCGCTTCGGGTCGTGGCGCTCTCCGGGACTGGGAGAGCTCTCCTCATTACGGGGAATCCTCTCAAGACTTCCAAG gCCAACATGTCTTTCACCAGTCTGTTGGGTAAGAAGAAGGTTGCCTTGACAACGCTGGGCGTGGTTGCCAGCGGCGGCGCGGGGCTTGCTCTGATGCTCCACCAATCAGTGAAGGCGTCTGAGCTGGAGCTCCACCCCCCATCGTACCCCTGGAGCCACTCGGGGCTGCTGTCCTCACTGGACCACGGCAG caTTCGCCGTGGTTACCAGGTGTATAAGCAGGTGTGCTCAGCCTGCCACAGCATGGAGTACATGGCCTTCAGGAACCTGGTGGGGGTGTCGCACACCGAGGACGAGGTCAAGGCCATCGCCGAAGAG GTGGAGGTGGTGGACGGCCCTGATGAGAGCGGTGAGATGTTCACCAGGCCAGGAAAGCTTTCGGACTATTTCCCCAAGCCGTACCCAAACCCCGAGGCCGCCCGGGCCGCCAACAACGGGGCGCTGCCCCCCGACCTCAGCTACATCGTCAACGCCAG GCACGGCGGAGAGGACTACATCTTCAGCCTGCTGACGGGTTACTGCGAGCCGCCTGCAGGCGTCTCGCTGAGAGAAGGACTCTACTACAACCCCTACTTCCCCGGCCAGGCCATCGGCATGGCGCCGCCCCTCTACAACGAGATCCTGGAGTACGAGGACG GAACCCCGGCCACCATGAGCCAGGTGGCCAAAGACGTTTGTACCTTCCTGAGGTGGGCGGCCGAGCCGGAGCACGACCAGCGCAAACGCATGGGCCTGAAG CTGCTGATGGGCTCTGCCATCCTCATCCCTCTGGTCTACTACTTGAAGCGACACCGATGGATGGTGCTGAAGAGCAGGAAAATCGCCTACAGGCCTCCTAAGTAA